TAATATTTTCCAGGTTAAATAGGTTGAGCAAAATATTACGGTGATGATTGGAGACAAATCGATTTGATTCAAGCACCAAGCTTCGTAACTCCTCTTGACTCATTGCCCTGCTGTCCGAGGAGGACTGAAGGCCAGAGATTTTCATAAGCCCAGAAACAAAGCTATTGATAAACCACAACAAAGGCTTGAGCAAAAATGTCAGAGGCAAGATCAGCCAACCAACACGAGAGGCAATCTTTTCAGGAAAAGCTGCACCAATGACTTTCGGTGTGATTTCGCTAAAGATGATGATCAGAAGGGCTACAACTAATGTAGCAATTGACAGAACCAGGCCGCTATCGCCAAAGATATGTAAAGCAATGCCCGTTACTAAGATAGGCAATACAGTATTAATCAGATTATTTGAAATCAGCAGAACTGACAAAAGCGAGTCAATTCTTTTCAGCAATCTTTCGGCCAATCCTGCGCCTGCATTACCGCCCTTAGCCATTGCGCGTAGGCGATGGCGATTTGATGAAAGCATGCTTGTTTCAGCCATGGAAAAAAAGCCAGAAAGTGCGAGCAAAAAGATGACTAGGGCAACCTGAGCAATAAAGGGCCAATCATCAAAAAAAGTGTCCATCGGGGCTGCCTGCAAAAAGTAAGGATGAATCAATATAGCAAAGTGGCATTTCACTAGCTATAGCTGGGGTAGAAATAGGCGTCATCACAACTGTTTATTTGTGTGAGAATTACACATCTATGGCAGCTTCCCTAAAATCCCTTTCTGTTGATGGCGCTCAATACTGTGTGATTGAAGCCCCTTTTGGGCGCTTAGGAATATTGACTGAGATGGTGGATGCCAGTTTGATGTTATCCAAAATTGATTATTTACCGACCTCAACCGCATTGATTACCCCTCAAAACCAATTGGCTAAGGAGGTTGCAAAACAATGTCGGGCCTATTTCAAGAATCCCGCATACCAATTTGATTTGCCATTAAAGCCAGCCGGTACGATTCATCAGCAAAAGGTTTGGAGTCAAATTCAGAAAATTCCAGTTGGGAGTACTTCAACCTATGGAGAGCTTGCCAAGAAGATTAAAAGCGGGCCGCGCGCGGTGGGGACGGCTTGCGGCGCCAACCCTTACCCACTGATCTCACCTTGTCATCGGGTAATTGCTGCACAGGGCATTGGTGGCTTTATGAAGAAAAATGCGCCAGGGCTTTATCGTCAAATTAAGGTTTGGCTATTAAGGCACGAGGGCGCAATTTAGACGCAAATATTATTTTCTGAGGACACCTGAAAATAAATAAAAGAACGCTTTCATCAGTGCATCACTCATCACTGCAACCTTGGTGAAGCTGTAAAAAGCCATGACTGTGCTGCGAGAAAGTTTCACCTCATCCTTGTGGCTAAATTGAGTTCGCTCAGCAATCTTTGAAAGCGTCATTACTGCTAGGCCAAAAGCCAGGAAGCAGAAACGCCTCATGCCTAACTCTGTTTTAGGGATTAGTAGGATGTAGCGTAGGGAATCTTGAAGTTTTTGATAGGCAATATTCAGTAATTGCGTTTGGCTAATGTCAGCCGGCTTCCAGGAAACGCCGCGCGCTCTATCTTCGGGGGAGTCCTTCAGAATATTGGTCATCTGCAGTGCCTGACCAAAAGCAATGGCTAAAGTTTCTTGGTTTTGAATGTGCTTGGCAAAGGCTTGCGAGTGATTGCTAAAGATGGTTGTTAACAACTCCCCGACAACGCCCGCAACCACATAGCAATACTCTTCAAATTCGGGAAGATCTTTAAGACCTTCTTTAGTTTGTTTGCCATGAAAGTGGGACATACCTTCGGACATGATCGATACACAGCGACTGACTGCTTGTTGATCGGTGCTGCTGCACGTGTGCAGGATGCGCAATACAGTAGGGGTGTGGGCAATCAGGTCTAGTTCATCTTGATTGCCATAATTTTTTAGCGCCTCAAGGCAGGGCTCTACAAAAGAGCTGACCGGGACTTTTTCAAGTACCGCTTGTAAAAACAAAGCTGAGAGGTTTTGTTTGACTTGCGGGCTGAGGTCTGCAGCGTCTTCAATCGTGTCGACAATTCGACAAAGCAAATAAGTGTTGCCTACTACTTTCTCAATAGCTGGCGGTAAAAGTGGAATGGTCAATGCAAAGGTGCGCGATACCGAACCCAAAATAGCCTTTTGATAGGCCAGATCAGTGCTTGGGTTATTTGATGAGGATTCCACCCTTGGATTATGTCAGACCATGACGCTCCAAATTGGCACTTTTGACCATACTGAGAAAAGTGCCAAGGTCATATAATTTCACCAATTTCCTTTAGGAGAAATCAGGCGTGCTCATTTGGTTCGTCATTATTTACTGGGTTATATCTGTAGGCATTGGCCTGTGGGCTGCCCTGCGTGTAAAAAATACCGCTGACTTTGCTGCGGCTGGCCATAGCCTGCCCTTGCCGATAGTTACCGCCACTGTCTTTGCCACCTGGTTTGGTTCCGAAACTGTATTGGGTATTCCGGCAACTTTTCTGAAAGAGGGTTTGGGGGGTGTTGTGTCAGATCCATTTGGATCTTCGATGTGCCTAATATTGGTAGGCCTATTTTTTGCGCGTCATTTATATAACCGCCGCATGCTCACAATCGGAGATTTTTTCCGAGAAAAATATGGGCGCACCGTTGAAGTTTTGGTAACTCTTTGTATTGTGGTTTCTTATCTTGGTTGGGTTGCTGCGCAAATTAAGGCTCTAGGTTTAGTGTTTAACGTGGTTTCAGAAGGCAGCATTTCTCAGGCAGGCGGCATGCTGATTGGCGCCGGTAGCGTATTAATCTACACCTTGTTTGGCGGCATGTGGTCAGTGGCGATTACCGACTTCATTCAGATGATCATTATCGTGATCGGCATGTTGTATATCGGTGGTGAGATGACTGTGCAGACTGGCGGCATCGGTGTGGTGCTTGAGCATGCGGCTGCAGCAGGCCAGTTCAGTAACTTCTGGCCTGATATGAATCTTGCCTCCATCTTAGGATTTGTCGCTGCGCTTTGCACCATGATGTTGGGGTCCATTCCCCAACAAGATGTATTCCAGCGGATTACTTCTTCTAAGAACGTGAACATTGCGGTTCAAGCTGCCATTCTGGGTGGCGTACTGTATTTCATTTTTGCTTTTGTGCCGATGTATTTGGCTTACTCAGCTACTTTGATTAGTCCAGATCTAGTGAAGCAATATCTGGATACAGATCCGCAAATGATTTTGCCAAAGTTGATTCTCAATCATGCCCCAATCATTGCTCAGGTCATGTTTTTTGGTGCCCTACTCTCAGCTATTAAGAGTTGTGCCAGCGCAACTTTGCTAGCCCCATCGGTAACGTTTGCAGAAAACATTGTGAGAGGTTTTTTTAAACACCTTTCGGATCGCGACCTACTCAAAATTATGCGCATTACCGTTTTATGTTTTGCAGTTGTAACGACATTTTTTGCGGTGAACTCCGAGCTCTCTATTTTTAAGATGGTGGAAAGCGCATACAAGGTAACCTTGGTTGCTGCGTTTGTACCCTTAGCTTTTGGTGTGTATTGGTCGAAAGCAAATTCATTGGGTGGTCTACTTGCAGTGGTGGGGGGTCTGACTATCTGGATTAGCTGCGAGATCCTTGCGCCTAACGCTATATTGCCGCCCCAGTTGGCAGGCTTGTTTGCCAGCATTGCGGGAATGATTTTGGGAAGTCTGGTGCCCAAAGATGCTTTGAAGGCCGTATAAAGAAAAAGTTGCCTAAAAATTAGGCAACAATAATTGCTGCAGCGCAAAAATCCAATTAAAATACAAGTAATTCAAAATTTTTAGTTCTTATGGAGTTCCTATGAAAATCTGTGTCATTGGTGGAGGCGGCGCAATTGGCGGCTATCTGGCTGTTATGTTGGCAAGGGCAGGCAATGACGTCACTGTTGTAGCGCGCGGCGCTACTTTGGCGGCGATCAAAGAGCGTGGCTTGGCGTTGATCATGGACGATCAACCTGAGCCATTAGTGGCGCAAGTAAAGGCAGTAGAAAAAATTCGTGATGCTGAAACTCCGGATGTAGTGATCCTGGCAGTAAAGGCGCATCAAGTTGAGCCGATCATTGATGACCTGGCTGCGATCATGGGCCCAGAAACGATTTTGATCCCAATGCAAAACGGTATTCCTTGGTGGTATTTCCAAAAGCTGGGCGGCGAGTATCAAGATCACTCAGTGGAAACAGTGGATGCCGGTGGTGTTGCTAAGAATGCAATTAATCCAAACAATATTATTGGTTGCGTAGTCTATCCGGCGACCTTTACACAAGCCCCTGGCGTGATTCGTCACGTTGAGGGTAATCGCTTCCCGTTGGGCGAGCTTGATGGCAAGACAACTGAGCGTATTCAGAAGATGTCTGAAATGATGGGCGCAGCTGGATTTAAGTCACCAATTCTGGACGACATCCGCTCAGAAATCTGGCTCAAGCTTTGGGGCAACATGACATTCAACCCAATCAGCTCATTGACGCATGGCACCCTAGAAGGCATTTGCCAATATCCATTGACCAAAGAATTAGCTCGCAACATGATGGCTGAAGCTCAGACAATTGCCGAGAAGTTGGGTGTCACTTTCCGCGTGGATATTGAGCGTCGTATCGCTGGCGCTGAAAAAGTGGGCAAGCACAAAACATCTATGCTGCAAGATTTAGAGGCTGGCCGTAGCTTGGAGATTGATGCATTG
The window above is part of the Polynucleobacter sp. AP-Kolm-20A-A1 genome. Proteins encoded here:
- a CDS encoding methylated-DNA--[protein]-cysteine S-methyltransferase; translated protein: MAASLKSLSVDGAQYCVIEAPFGRLGILTEMVDASLMLSKIDYLPTSTALITPQNQLAKEVAKQCRAYFKNPAYQFDLPLKPAGTIHQQKVWSQIQKIPVGSTSTYGELAKKIKSGPRAVGTACGANPYPLISPCHRVIAAQGIGGFMKKNAPGLYRQIKVWLLRHEGAI
- a CDS encoding squalene/phytoene synthase family protein, which codes for MESSSNNPSTDLAYQKAILGSVSRTFALTIPLLPPAIEKVVGNTYLLCRIVDTIEDAADLSPQVKQNLSALFLQAVLEKVPVSSFVEPCLEALKNYGNQDELDLIAHTPTVLRILHTCSSTDQQAVSRCVSIMSEGMSHFHGKQTKEGLKDLPEFEEYCYVVAGVVGELLTTIFSNHSQAFAKHIQNQETLAIAFGQALQMTNILKDSPEDRARGVSWKPADISQTQLLNIAYQKLQDSLRYILLIPKTELGMRRFCFLAFGLAVMTLSKIAERTQFSHKDEVKLSRSTVMAFYSFTKVAVMSDALMKAFFYLFSGVLRK
- a CDS encoding sodium:solute symporter family protein, whose protein sequence is MLIWFVIIYWVISVGIGLWAALRVKNTADFAAAGHSLPLPIVTATVFATWFGSETVLGIPATFLKEGLGGVVSDPFGSSMCLILVGLFFARHLYNRRMLTIGDFFREKYGRTVEVLVTLCIVVSYLGWVAAQIKALGLVFNVVSEGSISQAGGMLIGAGSVLIYTLFGGMWSVAITDFIQMIIIVIGMLYIGGEMTVQTGGIGVVLEHAAAAGQFSNFWPDMNLASILGFVAALCTMMLGSIPQQDVFQRITSSKNVNIAVQAAILGGVLYFIFAFVPMYLAYSATLISPDLVKQYLDTDPQMILPKLILNHAPIIAQVMFFGALLSAIKSCASATLLAPSVTFAENIVRGFFKHLSDRDLLKIMRITVLCFAVVTTFFAVNSELSIFKMVESAYKVTLVAAFVPLAFGVYWSKANSLGGLLAVVGGLTIWISCEILAPNAILPPQLAGLFASIAGMILGSLVPKDALKAV
- a CDS encoding 2-dehydropantoate 2-reductase; this translates as MKICVIGGGGAIGGYLAVMLARAGNDVTVVARGATLAAIKERGLALIMDDQPEPLVAQVKAVEKIRDAETPDVVILAVKAHQVEPIIDDLAAIMGPETILIPMQNGIPWWYFQKLGGEYQDHSVETVDAGGVAKNAINPNNIIGCVVYPATFTQAPGVIRHVEGNRFPLGELDGKTTERIQKMSEMMGAAGFKSPILDDIRSEIWLKLWGNMTFNPISSLTHGTLEGICQYPLTKELARNMMAEAQTIAEKLGVTFRVDIERRIAGAEKVGKHKTSMLQDLEAGRSLEIDALLGSVIELGKITQTPTPCLNTVFALTKYLDENVQVSKGSLALPSVSGY